In Bacillota bacterium, one genomic interval encodes:
- a CDS encoding transposase gives MLGKWHSHAEYQNYLIENIAPFFINDPKLVTQYESALSKLYLLDLDVLKPILEPFYSHTGTPAINQPELIRSFILMSELKVHSITKWVDLLKHNDILCVMIGLDPSDIHGVGSYYDLINRVWLANPDIEYEFEHSTHTFNRKPSKKIGKNKKQPPRHPGIIQKFVDLALQGKTFESRPEKLMQQIFAKIGVEPAAKEGLYGDIQNIPVSGDGTCINSGGSSYGVKVCNCKEDGNHNCDCKRKFSDPYARWGWDSYHEQWFYGHTEYILSVYNKDLNCDLPLYLRMVQAQRFDGVSAVVALAEARQLYPEFRFDSFCGDGAHDNYATYELLHNWNMKAFIPLNETNKGNFQYPPHVNVDSNGVPICMAGHTMVNWGYNHDRCRIKYRCPLALGRIDSCDCKEHCSPSPYGRCVYIKPTWDLRLFTIVPRGSDEWKEHMKTRTTSERVNKRILNDYGLEDANARGKKRIFWWSVIHSINILLDARLKLSGFSFIKLLENTLTQAV, from the coding sequence ATGTTAGGAAAATGGCATTCACATGCCGAATATCAAAACTACCTTATTGAAAACATTGCTCCTTTTTTTATCAATGACCCTAAACTGGTTACACAATATGAATCGGCTTTATCAAAACTGTATTTGCTTGATCTTGATGTGCTAAAGCCAATTCTTGAGCCGTTCTATTCCCACACAGGCACTCCTGCCATCAATCAACCGGAACTTATCCGTTCTTTTATTCTCATGTCAGAATTAAAAGTACATAGTATAACAAAGTGGGTTGATCTGCTTAAACACAATGATATCCTGTGTGTAATGATTGGGCTTGACCCCTCTGACATACATGGTGTCGGTTCCTATTACGACCTTATAAACCGGGTGTGGCTGGCAAATCCCGATATCGAATATGAATTCGAACATTCTACCCACACTTTTAATAGGAAACCCTCTAAAAAAATCGGGAAGAACAAGAAACAGCCACCCCGGCATCCAGGTATTATACAAAAATTCGTTGATTTAGCCTTACAGGGCAAAACTTTTGAATCAAGACCCGAAAAGCTTATGCAACAAATCTTTGCCAAAATTGGTGTCGAACCTGCTGCTAAAGAAGGTCTTTATGGCGATATCCAAAACATACCTGTTTCAGGCGACGGTACTTGTATTAACTCCGGCGGCAGCAGTTATGGCGTTAAGGTCTGCAACTGCAAGGAAGATGGAAATCATAATTGTGATTGTAAACGTAAATTCTCCGACCCCTATGCCCGCTGGGGTTGGGATAGCTACCACGAACAGTGGTTTTACGGCCATACGGAATATATTCTTTCAGTATACAACAAAGATTTAAACTGCGACCTCCCTCTATATTTACGGATGGTTCAGGCTCAGCGGTTCGACGGTGTATCTGCTGTTGTAGCTCTTGCCGAAGCCAGACAGCTTTATCCTGAATTCAGGTTTGATAGCTTTTGTGGAGATGGTGCTCATGATAATTATGCTACCTATGAACTCCTCCATAATTGGAATATGAAGGCTTTTATCCCTTTAAACGAAACTAATAAAGGCAACTTTCAGTATCCTCCTCATGTGAATGTCGATTCAAATGGTGTTCCCATCTGTATGGCTGGTCATACAATGGTTAACTGGGGATACAATCATGACCGTTGCAGAATTAAATATCGCTGTCCTCTTGCATTAGGTAGGATTGACTCCTGTGATTGCAAAGAACATTGTTCTCCTTCTCCCTATGGTCGATGTGTTTATATAAAGCCTACCTGGGATCTTCGCTTATTTACCATTGTTCCCCGCGGTAGTGATGAATGGAAAGAGCATATGAAAACTCGAACTACCTCAGAAAGAGTAAATAAACGAATCCTTAATGATTACGGCCTTGAGGACGCTAATGCCAGAGGTAAAAAACGTATTTTCTGGTGGAGTGTTATTCACTCAATTAACATATTGCTGGATGCAAGGCTTAAATTATCAGGATTCAGCTTTATTAAACTGCTTGAAAACACATTAACTCAGGCAGTATAA
- a CDS encoding MBL fold metallo-hydrolase — MIKFCSLFSGSSGNAIFLATDKLKILIDAGLSKKRIEQALISIGENPADLTAILVTHEHKDHIKGVGILSRRYNLPVYANEMTWSIMEGSIGDISIENIKCFKTGTIFEICGLGIEPFLIPHDAGEPVGFSFYYGRRKITVATDIGHVNVKLTGYLEGSDLLLLESNHDIEMLKVGPYPQWLKMRILGDMGHLSNEKAGEVIAAMAEKGTRNFLLGHLSKENNFPELAYQTVYNALAQNNICVGKDVTLDVVRRDQVGRVICMDM, encoded by the coding sequence ATGATAAAATTTTGCAGCTTGTTTAGCGGAAGCAGCGGTAACGCTATTTTTTTGGCGACAGATAAGTTAAAGATATTAATTGATGCAGGCTTAAGTAAAAAAAGAATTGAACAAGCCCTTATTTCAATTGGTGAAAATCCGGCTGATTTAACTGCCATACTGGTTACTCATGAACATAAAGACCACATAAAAGGGGTGGGGATTTTATCTAGGAGATATAATTTACCGGTATATGCCAATGAGATGACATGGAGTATTATGGAGGGCAGCATTGGGGATATTAGTATAGAAAACATAAAGTGTTTTAAAACAGGTACTATCTTTGAAATATGCGGACTGGGCATAGAACCGTTCTTAATTCCCCATGATGCCGGTGAACCTGTTGGGTTCAGTTTCTATTACGGACGCAGAAAAATAACTGTTGCAACAGATATAGGGCATGTGAATGTTAAACTTACAGGGTACCTTGAAGGAAGCGACCTTCTTCTTCTTGAGTCCAATCATGATATTGAAATGCTAAAAGTAGGGCCATATCCTCAGTGGCTGAAAATGAGGATTTTAGGGGATATGGGACATCTGTCCAATGAGAAGGCCGGTGAAGTAATCGCTGCAATGGCTGAAAAAGGCACCAGGAATTTTTTGTTGGGGCACTTGAGCAAAGAAAACAATTTTCCTGAGTTGGCCTATCAGACCGTTTACAACGCTCTTGCCCAAAACAATATTTGTGTAGGGAAAGATGTAACCCTGGATGTAGTGAGAAGGGACCAGGTAGGCAGGGTTATATGTATGGATATGTAA
- a CDS encoding UDP-N-acetylglucosamine 1-carboxyvinyltransferase, with amino-acid sequence MEKFIINGRRTLNGDVYISGSKNAAVAIIPATLLVDGKCRIENVPDIGDVKILTDVLISLGAEVEFEDRNTVLINSKNVNSFIVTYDMVKCLRASYYLIGAMLGRFRQAQVPFPGGCDFGYRPIDQHIKGFEALGAQVDIEHGIISAKADKLRGASIYLDVVSVGATINLMLASVMAEGTTVIENAAKEPHVVDVANFLNAMGANIRGAGTDVIKIRGVDRLKGGVTHSIIPDQIEAGTFMIAGAAAGGCVTVKNIIPKHMESLTAKLTEMGIKVEEIEDSLRVTGTDKILKANIKTLPYPGFPTDLHPQMASLLCLADGTSTITEGIWDCRFQYVDELKRMGANIKVEGRMAVIEGTSNLTGAPTKAMDLRAGAALVIAGLIAKGKTEVHNVYYIDRGYENLEIKLKELGADIKRSKV; translated from the coding sequence ATGGAAAAATTTATTATTAACGGGCGCAGGACCTTGAATGGAGATGTTTATATTAGCGGTTCAAAGAATGCGGCAGTGGCTATAATACCAGCTACGCTTCTTGTAGATGGCAAGTGCAGGATAGAAAATGTACCGGATATTGGCGATGTCAAGATCTTGACTGATGTGCTTATTAGTCTTGGTGCAGAAGTTGAGTTTGAAGATAGGAACACTGTTCTTATAAATTCCAAAAATGTAAATTCATTTATAGTTACATATGATATGGTAAAATGCCTTAGGGCATCATATTATCTTATAGGCGCAATGCTGGGGAGGTTCAGGCAGGCACAAGTACCATTCCCTGGGGGCTGTGATTTCGGATACAGGCCGATTGACCAACATATAAAGGGGTTTGAAGCATTAGGGGCACAGGTTGACATTGAGCATGGAATTATTAGCGCAAAAGCTGATAAGTTAAGAGGTGCCTCTATTTATCTGGATGTGGTCAGTGTAGGGGCAACAATTAATTTAATGCTTGCTTCAGTAATGGCAGAGGGAACTACGGTAATAGAAAACGCAGCGAAAGAGCCACATGTAGTTGATGTAGCAAACTTTCTAAATGCAATGGGAGCAAATATCAGGGGTGCTGGTACTGATGTAATAAAAATAAGAGGTGTGGACAGATTGAAAGGGGGAGTAACCCACTCGATCATACCGGACCAGATAGAAGCGGGCACCTTTATGATAGCCGGTGCTGCAGCGGGAGGGTGTGTTACTGTAAAAAACATTATACCAAAGCATATGGAATCTCTTACGGCAAAGTTAACTGAAATGGGGATTAAAGTAGAGGAGATAGAGGATAGCTTAAGGGTAACGGGTACGGACAAAATACTTAAGGCTAATATTAAAACACTTCCATATCCCGGATTTCCCACCGACCTTCATCCACAGATGGCTTCCCTGCTTTGCCTGGCAGATGGTACAAGCACAATTACCGAAGGGATTTGGGATTGCCGTTTCCAGTATGTAGATGAGCTTAAACGTATGGGGGCTAATATAAAGGTGGAGGGAAGGATGGCAGTTATAGAGGGAACTTCGAACCTTACCGGAGCACCGACCAAGGCTATGGATTTACGGGCGGGAGCTGCCCTGGTAATAGCAGGGCTTATAGCAAAGGGCAAGACAGAAGTACATAATGTATATTATATTGACAGAGGTTATGAAAACCTGGAAATTAAGTTAAAGGAATTGGGAGCAGATATTAAAAGAAGTAAGGTATAA
- a CDS encoding HAMP domain-containing protein, whose amino-acid sequence MSLGFGSLQWRLVSIFIILTIFLIIPVGLFLNRQVETQNYNSFKTAIERGFDNWSIRGDSTLEDMLEYLSVNKGRNAITEFAILDAYRSYTVINKESLNVEYSSDRYYNAGNSNGKLFLNEILGSDNFIAVLNGEIKGDKNKLVHINGRKYFDYARLVKLADGDYILYFRYDSEAWKETLAGFNRVILSSLLFSIIISLVLGYLLSKTITSPIIKMMHRARRIAAGEFDQTLEVMSEDEIGQLTRAFNFMAKNLKDTLMEISMEKNKIETIFNYMTDGVIAFNLKGEVIHINPASRKLLGEKEFNLNFNEFSEKYKLNIKLEDILYLETITSREVNISEGERILKAYFAVFTDESKKPEGIITVLHDITEQQKLDNMRREFVANVSHELKTPLTTIKSYTETLLDGDLEDKDTAERFLRVIDTEADRMTRLVKDLLQLSSLDNKQTKWNMKEVSFVDIVKSSVNRMEIEAKNKGHELECYVIGEIPPIKADKDRMEQVILNLLSNAIKYTPENGKISVYIGKTYTEVYAKVIDNGIGIPEEDLPRIFERFYRVDKARSREMGGTGLGLSIAKEITEAHGGTLTISSEVGKGTEVLLKLPAMRTLIEREESISLTGSM is encoded by the coding sequence TAGAAACACAGAACTATAACAGCTTTAAAACTGCCATTGAAAGAGGTTTTGACAATTGGTCCATAAGAGGTGATTCTACCCTTGAGGACATGTTGGAATACCTAAGTGTAAATAAAGGCAGGAATGCCATTACTGAATTTGCTATACTGGATGCCTACAGAAGCTATACTGTTATTAATAAAGAAAGCTTAAATGTTGAATATTCTTCCGACAGGTACTATAATGCCGGGAATAGTAACGGAAAGCTGTTTTTGAACGAAATATTAGGTTCTGATAATTTTATTGCTGTTTTAAACGGCGAAATTAAAGGAGATAAAAATAAGCTGGTCCATATAAATGGCAGGAAGTATTTTGACTACGCCAGGCTGGTAAAACTTGCTGATGGGGATTATATATTATATTTTAGATATGACAGTGAAGCCTGGAAAGAGACTTTGGCCGGTTTTAACAGGGTAATATTAAGCAGCTTGTTGTTTTCTATTATAATATCTCTTGTACTTGGCTATTTATTATCAAAAACAATTACATCACCTATAATTAAAATGATGCATAGGGCAAGGCGAATTGCAGCCGGTGAATTTGACCAGACCCTGGAAGTAATGTCTGAGGATGAAATCGGCCAATTGACCAGGGCCTTCAATTTTATGGCTAAAAACTTAAAAGATACTCTTATGGAGATTTCCATGGAAAAAAACAAAATTGAGACCATTTTTAATTATATGACTGATGGTGTAATTGCTTTTAATTTAAAGGGAGAGGTTATACACATTAATCCTGCTTCAAGAAAGTTGCTTGGAGAAAAAGAGTTTAATCTAAACTTTAATGAATTTTCTGAAAAATATAAATTAAACATCAAACTTGAGGATATACTATACCTGGAAACAATTACAAGCAGGGAAGTTAATATAAGTGAAGGAGAAAGAATCTTAAAAGCATATTTTGCCGTATTTACCGATGAGAGCAAAAAGCCTGAGGGTATAATTACTGTACTTCATGATATAACTGAACAACAGAAACTTGATAACATGAGAAGAGAGTTTGTGGCAAATGTTTCACATGAGCTTAAGACACCTCTTACTACAATTAAAAGTTACACCGAAACATTGTTAGATGGTGATCTTGAGGATAAGGATACAGCTGAGAGGTTCCTTAGAGTAATAGATACGGAAGCTGACAGGATGACAAGGCTGGTAAAAGACCTTTTACAGCTTTCAAGCCTGGATAACAAACAAACTAAGTGGAATATGAAAGAGGTATCTTTTGTAGATATTGTAAAGTCTTCGGTTAATAGAATGGAAATTGAAGCCAAAAATAAAGGCCATGAGCTTGAGTGTTACGTCATTGGAGAAATACCACCTATAAAAGCCGATAAGGATAGAATGGAACAGGTTATTTTAAATCTTTTGAGTAATGCAATAAAATATACTCCCGAAAACGGTAAAATATCAGTCTATATCGGCAAGACTTATACCGAGGTATATGCTAAAGTGATTGACAATGGCATAGGCATTCCTGAAGAGGATTTGCCAAGGATATTTGAAAGGTTTTACAGGGTGGATAAGGCGCGTTCGAGGGAAATGGGGGGTACAGGATTAGGACTTTCCATTGCCAAGGAAATAACTGAAGCCCATGGAGGAACACTCACTATTAGTAGTGAAGTGGGTAAAGGTACGGAGGTTTTGTTGAAACTTCCGGCAATGAGGACACTGATAGAGAGGGAAGAAAGCATTAGTTTAACCGGAAGCATGTAA
- a CDS encoding two-component system regulatory protein YycI: MDWSKAKNILIIIFVILNVFLLVYSGIYREKTNVSKEEVVTVINILKKNGVIIDPACEIPTYKKNTSMLVFENGNINKQKIIDKLFGKNYVELKQLDEKKTITEGEKSLTFAEGCAFTYNNTNPSDNINIRQEKSIEKYLRDYLADMGINMSRFILDKYIRNIDNTDTLIFIEKYKNFLIYENRISISIAKNGITNITLNIKKIKGFTKAPSPIMPAHQVLLKSFYNKKGVTIKFIDIGFKGFENEDNGQETKEISQGPAWRITTADGREVFLKAYDGEEIN, encoded by the coding sequence GTGGACTGGTCAAAAGCAAAAAATATCCTGATAATTATTTTTGTTATACTAAATGTATTCCTGTTAGTTTATTCAGGCATATACCGGGAAAAGACCAATGTTTCAAAAGAAGAAGTTGTTACTGTTATAAACATACTTAAGAAAAATGGAGTGATAATTGACCCTGCTTGTGAAATACCAACATATAAAAAAAATACTTCAATGCTTGTATTTGAAAATGGCAATATCAATAAGCAAAAAATAATAGATAAACTTTTTGGCAAAAACTATGTAGAATTAAAACAATTGGATGAGAAAAAAACAATTACAGAAGGAGAAAAAAGCCTCACTTTTGCAGAAGGTTGTGCGTTTACGTATAATAATACAAACCCGTCCGATAATATTAACATTAGACAGGAAAAAAGCATTGAGAAATATTTGAGAGATTATCTTGCAGATATGGGTATAAACATGTCCCGATTTATTCTTGACAAATATATTAGAAATATAGATAATACAGATACATTGATTTTTATAGAAAAATATAAAAATTTTCTTATCTATGAGAATAGAATTAGTATAAGTATTGCAAAAAATGGTATAACAAATATTACCTTGAATATAAAAAAAATCAAAGGTTTTACAAAGGCGCCTTCGCCAATTATGCCTGCACACCAGGTCCTTCTAAAAAGTTTCTACAACAAAAAAGGCGTAACTATTAAATTTATTGATATTGGATTTAAGGGCTTTGAAAATGAAGATAATGGACAGGAAACCAAGGAAATTTCTCAGGGTCCTGCATGGAGGATAACTACTGCTGACGGGCGGGAAGTATTCTTAAAAGCTTATGATGGTGAAGAAATCAATTGA